From the genome of Nerophis ophidion isolate RoL-2023_Sa linkage group LG25, RoL_Noph_v1.0, whole genome shotgun sequence, one region includes:
- the fshb gene encoding follitropin subunit beta: MQLVVMATALALAGAMQTCSLDCNPRNVSIAVESCGKTKFVLTTICEGQCYHKDSVYVVPVDVSQQNVCNGDWSYEVKHFEGCPVAVTYPVAKNCACTTCNHDDTECGHVLLGHTQLLMSP; the protein is encoded by the exons ATGCAGTTGGTCGTCATGGCGACGGCGCTGGCGCTGGCGGGCGCGATGCAGACCTGCAGTTTGGACTGCAACCCGCGGAACGTCAGCATCGCCGTGGAGAGCTGCGGAAAAACCAAGTTTGTCCTCACCACCAtatgtgaaggacagtgctacCACAAG GATTCAGTCTACGTGGTCCCTGTGGACGTGTCCCAACAGAACGTCTGCAACGGAGATTGGTCCTACGAAGTGAAACACTTCGAAGGTTGCCCAGTGGCTGTCACTTACCCTGTGGCCAAAAACTGCGCGTGCACCACTTGTAACCATGACGACACGGAATGCGGACATGTTTTGTTGGGCCACACCCAGCTTCTTATGTCTCCTTGA